The region ACTGTGGCCGAATCCAGGCCGGACCGCCTGGCCAGTTCGTCAATGTGGGGCCTTGCCAAATCCCGAAACTGGCGGACGACCATCCAGTTGTCTCCGTTCAGTTTAGCCTCCAGCCGCTCGAACACGTCGAGCTCTGGACTGGAGTCGGCGTTAAATTCCAGGCCTCCCTCGGCCGAACAAGGGCGGTCCTCGGAGACCCATTCGGCCTCAAGGATCGGAGCCAACTCATGAAGAATATCCTCCGGAGTCTGAACTAGCAAGGCTCCCTGACGGATCAATGCGTGACACCCGGCGTGATTGCCCGACGTCACCGGGCCGGGCAGTGCGAAAACCTCCCTGTTCTGTTCCAGCCCGAGTCTGGCCGTAACCAGACTTCCGCTCTTGACCGCCCCCTCCACAATCAGAACGCCCAAGGACAAACCGCTGATAATCCGGTTGCGATGGGGGAAATTTTTTGCCTCGGGCTTGGTTCTCGGAGCGAACTCGGTTACGATCAGCCCCTTGGCTGTCAGAATCTTCCAGAGTTCGCGATTGGAGGCCGGGTAGACCACGTCGGGGCCGGTCCCCAGAACGGCGATGCTCGAACCGACTTCGGCCAAACCGGCCTTGTGGGCCTCGCTATCGATGCCTGCGGCGAACCCGGAAACAATGGTTAAGCCGGAAGCGGCCAGCTTTTTGGAGAACAGAGAACAGGCCTCCAGACCGTACGGGCCGCATTGTCGGGATCCAACCACGGCCAGGCAGGGCCTGCTCAAGAGTGATGCGTCCCCGATCGTGTAAACGAGAACCGGCGGGTCCGGGATTTCGCGCAGCCGATCGGGATACTCCCGGTCAGTATACAGGATCACGGCGCATTCCAGCCGAACAGCGTTGGCCAGTTCCCGCTCCGCGTTCCGCTTCCACTCATCCTCGCCCAGGCGTCGAACCTGCCACTCGCGGACCACTCCGTCGGCGACCCAGGAATTCCTGGCCTCCCAGACGGCGGCGAACGTCTTGTAACGTTCGAGAAGCCGTTTCCAGGTCCTCGGACCGAGCCCGGGGACATGCCTCAGGGCCAAGGCCACTCGGATTTCGAAGGATTCGGCCAGACGTCGGCCCTCGATCAAATTTGTCCTCCCCGGAAATACGATCCACCGGACATCGGATCCGTTCCTAGGACCGGCCTCCGGATTCCCGACGGATCATGCCTGCGGCGTTGGAATCGGGATAGTCCTCCAGAAGCACCTTGCGGTAGAAGTCGGCGTTTTCCCTGTCGTTCAGATTCCGATAGGCATAGATGGTCTTCAGCAGGGCATCGGGAGCCTTGGGGTGCCTGGGATAAAGCCTGACGACCTCCTTCAGGCTGAGAATGGCCTGGGCATAACGCTTTTCGCTGTAGTGACATTCCCCGATCCAGTACATGGAATTGGGGATCAGGGCATTGCTGGGATACTGCTTACCGAAGGCCGTGAACAATTC is a window of Deltaproteobacteria bacterium DNA encoding:
- the dprA gene encoding DNA-protecting protein DprA; protein product: MAESFEIRVALALRHVPGLGPRTWKRLLERYKTFAAVWEARNSWVADGVVREWQVRRLGEDEWKRNAERELANAVRLECAVILYTDREYPDRLREIPDPPVLVYTIGDASLLSRPCLAVVGSRQCGPYGLEACSLFSKKLAASGLTIVSGFAAGIDSEAHKAGLAEVGSSIAVLGTGPDVVYPASNRELWKILTAKGLIVTEFAPRTKPEAKNFPHRNRIISGLSLGVLIVEGAVKSGSLVTARLGLEQNREVFALPGPVTSGNHAGCHALIRQGALLVQTPEDILHELAPILEAEWVSEDRPCSAEGGLEFNADSSPELDVFERLEAKLNGDNWMVVRQFRDLARPHIDELARRSGLDSATVSRILICLEMDGLVRRLPGMHYELGPEA